A stretch of Triticum aestivum cultivar Chinese Spring chromosome 1D, IWGSC CS RefSeq v2.1, whole genome shotgun sequence DNA encodes these proteins:
- the LOC123182362 gene encoding alanine--glyoxylate aminotransferase 2 homolog 3, mitochondrial: MQRLASSRRLLRAALAPGRAHSSLSAAAVAAAPENGAGAPKMPPFAYTPPPYDGPRVAEIAQKRAQFLSPSLFHFYDRPLNIVDGKMQYLFDEDGRRYLDAFGGIATVCCGHCHPDVIEAIVNQAKKIQHSTVLYLNHAIADFAEALASKMPGDLKVVFFTNSGTEANELALMIARLYTGSHDIISLRNGYHGNAAATMGATAQSNWKFNVVQTGVHHALNPDPYRGAFGSDGEKYARDIQETIDYGTTGRVAGFISEAIQGVGGIVELAPGYLPAAYDMVRKAGGLCIADEVQAGVARTGSHFWGFEGQGVIPDIVTMAKGIGNGIPIGAVVTTPEIAKVLTRRSYFNTFGGNPVSTAAGHAVLKVLEKEKLQENAFVVGSYLKEKLNALKEKHDIIGDVRGKGLLLGVELVTDRQKKTPAKAEIAQVMNHMKDMGVLVGKGGFFGNVFRVTPPLCFSKEDSDYMIEVMDIALSKL, encoded by the exons ATGCAGCGCCTCGCCTCCTCCCGGAGGCTCCTCCGGGCCGCCCTCGCCCCCGGCCGGGCGCATTCCAGCCTCTCCGCGGCCGCGGTCGCCGCCGCGCCGGAGAATGGCGCCGGCGCCCCCAAGATGCCGCCGTTCGCGTACACGCCGCCGCCGTACGACGGGCCGCGGGTGGCGGAGATCGCCCAGAAGCGCGCCCAGTTCCTCAGCCCCTCGCTCTTCCACTTCTACGACCGCCCT TTGAACATAGTCGATGGAAAGATGCAGTACCTGTTCGATGAGGATGGCCGCCGCTACCTGGACGCTTTCGGTGGCATTGCGACCGTTTGTTGCGGGCACTGCCATCCTGATGTGATTGAAGCCATAGTCAACCAGGCAAAGAAGATACAGCACTCCACAGTTCTGTATCTGAACCATGCAATTGCCGACTTTGCTGAGGCTCTGGCGTCCAAAATGCCTGGTGATCTGAAG GTTGTTTTCTTCACAAATTCTGGCACAGAGGCAaatgagcttgcactgatgatcgCTCGGCTTTACACGGGTTCCCATGACATTATTTCACTTAGGAATGGATACCATGGGAATGCAGCTGCAACAATGGGTGCCACTGCTCAATCCAACTGGAAATTTAATGTTGTCCAG ACCGGAGTGCACCATGCTCTTAATCCAGACCCATACAGAGGCGCTTTCGGGTCAGACGGAGAGAAATATGCCAGAGATATTCAGGAAACCATTGACTATGGGACTACAGGAAGAGTTGCAGGTTTCATTTCAGAGGCCATACAG GGAGTTGGTGGAATAGTGGAATTAGCACCAGGATACCTGCCTGCGGCCTATGATATGGTAAGGAAAGCTGGTGGCCTGTGCATCGCCGACGAAGTTCAGGCGGGGGTTGCGCGCACTGGAAGCCACTTCTGGGGATTCGAAGGGCAGGGTGTCATCCCTGATATAGTCACTATGGCAAAG GGCATAGGGAACGGAATACCGATAGGAGCGGTCGTTACCACACCTGAGATTGCTAAGGTGTTAACCCGCAGAAGCTACTTCAACACCTTCGGTGGTAACCCTGTCAGCACAGCTGCCGGCCACGCTGTTCTCAAGGTACTGGAGAAGGAGAAGCTGCAGGAGAATGCGTTCGTTGTTGGCTCCTACCTGAAGGAGAAACTTAACGCTCTGAAAGAGAAGCATGACA TTATCGGCGACGTTAGGGGGAAAGGCCTCCTTCTCGGGGTTGAGTTGGTGACCGATCGCCAGAAGAAAACTCCGGCGAAAGCTGAGATCGCGCAGGTCATGAACCACATGAAAG ATATGGGCGTGCTGGTGGGGAAGGGCGGTTTCTTCGGCAATGTGTTCAGGGTGACGCCTCCGTTGTGCTTCTCCAAGGAGGACTCCG ACTACATGATCGAGGTGATGGACATTGCGCTGTCGAAGCTGTGA